The proteins below come from a single Saccharophagus degradans 2-40 genomic window:
- a CDS encoding putative porin produces the protein MIKKILGVAVALVVSNAAIADSYRTEITAGATDSDATDTSLDLGIRYHFQEVDTSGKPLAEAAFLNKSSNVYAKTANIAGDGDTATTAGVEFYLPNTMFYGGFDVTKTDDNTSWTATLGVTPIDGLLVTTSYEEDVDYDLNLDAKYVTTLGNGHAINLEANVIDGEEDVLWSLGGDYYLSNNTSLGLAFSDYTGNDTDVTVRGRHFFSNEFFAGASFTAADNNDTIALEAGLRF, from the coding sequence ATGATTAAAAAAATTCTTGGCGTAGCGGTTGCTTTGGTTGTTTCTAATGCCGCTATTGCTGACTCATACAGAACAGAAATTACTGCTGGCGCTACCGACAGCGATGCAACTGATACAAGCTTGGACTTAGGTATTCGCTACCACTTTCAAGAAGTAGACACTTCAGGTAAGCCCTTAGCCGAAGCAGCATTTTTAAATAAATCATCAAATGTTTACGCCAAAACTGCCAATATTGCAGGTGATGGCGATACAGCAACTACAGCTGGTGTTGAGTTTTACTTACCAAACACCATGTTCTACGGTGGTTTCGATGTAACTAAAACTGACGACAACACTTCTTGGACTGCAACATTAGGTGTAACACCTATTGATGGTTTATTGGTTACCACTTCTTATGAAGAAGATGTTGATTACGACCTTAACTTAGATGCTAAGTACGTGACTACGTTGGGCAATGGTCATGCAATTAATTTAGAAGCGAATGTAATTGACGGTGAAGAGGACGTTTTGTGGTCTCTAGGTGGTGATTACTACCTAAGCAACAATACTAGCCTCGGTTTAGCTTTTTCCGATTATACCGGTAACGATACAGATGTGACTGTACGTGGCCGCCATTTCTTCAGCAACGAGTTTTTCGCTGGTGCTAGCTTCACTGCAGCAGACAACAACGACACTATTGCGCTAGAAGCAGGTCTACGTTTCTAA
- a CDS encoding DeoR/GlpR family DNA-binding transcription regulator yields the protein MTKRNTQQRRRLILDTLAAQGEVSVEELASALATSEVTIRKDLAALEDNGLLLRRYGGAVSVPQELLQEPVASKISANKLALAHAAAALIRDHNRIIIDSGRTTAALLPELSNKNGLVVMTNSLSIANALRELENEPTLLMTGGTWDPHSEAFQGQLAEQVLRAYDFDQLFIGADGIDLDRGTTTFNELYSLSRVMAEVAREVVVMAESEKFGRKIHNLELPWEMVDVLVTDAALTAEAKATIESHGVRVVCAGT from the coding sequence ATGACCAAACGAAATACCCAGCAAAGACGCCGCCTTATACTAGATACGCTCGCCGCCCAAGGCGAAGTAAGCGTAGAAGAGTTAGCGAGCGCCCTGGCCACCTCTGAGGTGACCATACGCAAAGACCTGGCCGCGCTAGAAGATAACGGCCTGCTATTGCGTCGTTACGGCGGTGCAGTGTCTGTGCCACAGGAGCTTCTGCAAGAGCCTGTAGCCAGTAAAATATCTGCCAATAAACTCGCCCTTGCCCACGCCGCTGCTGCGCTTATCCGCGACCACAACCGCATTATTATCGACAGTGGCCGCACCACTGCCGCCCTGCTACCCGAGCTTTCCAATAAAAATGGCTTGGTGGTAATGACAAATTCCCTATCCATTGCCAATGCTTTGCGCGAGCTAGAAAACGAACCTACCCTGTTGATGACCGGCGGCACATGGGACCCCCATTCCGAAGCCTTTCAGGGCCAGCTAGCCGAGCAGGTGCTGCGCGCTTACGACTTCGACCAGTTGTTTATTGGCGCAGATGGCATAGATTTAGATCGCGGAACCACCACGTTCAACGAACTTTACAGCTTAAGCCGCGTAATGGCAGAGGTTGCACGCGAAGTAGTGGTTATGGCGGAATCGGAAAAGTTTGGCCGCAAAATTCACAATTTAGAGTTGCCGTGGGAAATGGTAGATGTACTAGTAACCGATGCCGCACTCACCGCAGAAGCAAAGGCGACCATAGAATCCCACGGCGTACGCGTTGTGTGCGCAGGAACCTAA
- the glmS gene encoding glutamine--fructose-6-phosphate transaminase (isomerizing), with the protein MCGIVGAVAQRDVVDILVEGLRRLEYRGYDSAGVAVLNAEGELSRLRRLGKVKELADAVAESPVLGGTGIAHTRWATHGEPSERNAHPHVSNKTISVVHNGIIENHAELRTMLKGEGCEFSSDTDTEVIAHFVQTRLDAGDASLLEAVQNTVSKLEGAYGTVIMDSRDPSRVIVARSGSPLVIGLGIGENFIASDQLALLPVTRRFMFLEEGDVAEITRTSVNVFDKDGNAVEREVSESTASYDAGDKGEYRHFMLKETYEQPTAITNTLDGRLGSGTVLDETFGNGAAELFKKVKHVQIVACGTSYHSGMVARYWLESVAGISCNVEIASEFRYRKSFVQPNSLLVTISQSGETADTLAALRLAKDLGYLGSLTICNVAGSSLVRESDLAFMTRAGAEIGVASTKAFTTQLVGFAMLVLALGKYNGMSEADQAELTQALKLLPGKLEETLELASQIEGLAEEFADKHNALFLGRGDQYPIAMEGALKLKEISYIHAEAYAAGELKHGPLALIDADMPIIVVAPNNDLLEKLKSNVEEVRARGGILYVFADVNAHFESDDTMRVINVPHVHPLLAPIVYTLPLQLLSYYVAIIKGTDVDQPRNLAKSVTVE; encoded by the coding sequence ATGTGTGGCATTGTTGGTGCAGTAGCGCAGCGAGATGTAGTAGATATATTAGTAGAAGGCCTTCGCCGCTTAGAATACCGCGGTTACGATTCGGCAGGTGTTGCCGTACTTAATGCCGAAGGCGAACTAAGCCGTTTGCGTCGTTTAGGTAAAGTAAAAGAGCTGGCCGACGCCGTAGCAGAAAGCCCCGTATTGGGCGGTACCGGTATTGCTCACACTCGTTGGGCCACCCACGGCGAGCCAAGCGAGCGCAACGCTCACCCACACGTTTCCAACAAAACTATCTCTGTAGTGCACAACGGTATTATCGAAAACCACGCCGAGTTGCGCACCATGCTTAAAGGCGAAGGCTGTGAATTCAGCTCCGATACCGATACCGAAGTGATTGCCCACTTTGTACAAACTCGTTTAGACGCTGGCGATGCTAGCTTGCTAGAAGCAGTGCAAAACACCGTAAGCAAATTAGAAGGTGCCTACGGTACCGTTATTATGGATAGCCGCGATCCAAGTCGAGTGATAGTTGCGCGCTCTGGCAGCCCATTGGTAATTGGTTTAGGTATTGGTGAAAACTTTATTGCATCCGACCAACTTGCGTTATTGCCAGTAACGCGCCGCTTTATGTTTTTAGAAGAAGGCGACGTAGCAGAAATTACTCGCACATCCGTAAATGTATTCGATAAAGACGGCAACGCCGTAGAGCGCGAAGTAAGCGAATCTACCGCCAGTTACGACGCCGGCGACAAAGGCGAATATCGCCACTTTATGTTAAAAGAAACTTACGAGCAGCCAACAGCCATTACCAACACCTTAGATGGTCGTTTAGGCAGTGGCACCGTATTGGACGAAACTTTCGGCAACGGCGCGGCAGAATTATTTAAAAAAGTGAAGCACGTACAAATTGTTGCCTGCGGTACCAGTTACCACTCGGGTATGGTTGCGCGCTACTGGTTGGAATCCGTTGCGGGAATATCTTGTAACGTAGAAATCGCTTCCGAATTCCGCTATCGCAAATCGTTTGTCCAGCCTAATAGCTTGCTTGTAACTATTTCTCAATCTGGCGAAACTGCCGATACCCTTGCCGCATTGCGCTTAGCAAAAGATTTAGGTTATTTGGGTAGCTTAACTATTTGTAACGTTGCCGGCTCGTCATTAGTACGCGAATCGGATCTCGCATTTATGACCCGCGCGGGCGCCGAAATTGGTGTGGCTTCTACCAAAGCATTTACTACCCAGTTAGTGGGCTTTGCCATGTTGGTATTGGCATTAGGCAAATACAACGGCATGAGTGAAGCGGACCAAGCAGAATTAACGCAAGCGCTTAAACTGTTGCCAGGCAAACTAGAAGAAACCCTAGAGCTAGCCAGTCAAATTGAAGGCCTAGCCGAAGAATTTGCCGATAAACACAACGCATTGTTTTTAGGTCGTGGCGACCAATACCCCATCGCAATGGAAGGCGCACTAAAACTGAAAGAAATTTCTTACATACACGCAGAAGCCTATGCTGCCGGTGAATTAAAGCACGGCCCACTTGCGTTAATTGATGCCGACATGCCAATCATTGTTGTTGCACCAAACAACGACCTGTTAGAAAAATTAAAATCTAACGTAGAGGAAGTACGCGCACGCGGGGGTATACTTTATGTATTCGCCGACGTAAACGCCCACTTCGAAAGCGACGACACCATGCGCGTAATAAACGTACCGCACGTACACCCCCTACTAGCCCCAATCGTATACACATTGCCTTTGCAGTTGTTGTCTTACTATGTGGCAATTATTAAAGGTACAGATGTAGACCAACCGCGCAACTTGGCAAAATCTGTTACGGTTGAATAA